From Paenibacillus sp. V4I7, one genomic window encodes:
- a CDS encoding YbaB/EbfC family nucleoid-associated protein: protein MNNMNQMMKQVKKMQEQMMKAQEELGTKMIEGTAGGGVVTVIINGHKKVQSIAIKPEAVDPDDVEMLQDLVLTAVNDAMSKAEEIANKDMGKFTGGMNIPGLF, encoded by the coding sequence ATGAATAACATGAACCAAATGATGAAACAAGTAAAGAAAATGCAAGAACAAATGATGAAAGCCCAAGAAGAACTAGGTACGAAAATGATCGAAGGTACTGCAGGCGGCGGTGTCGTTACTGTTATTATTAACGGACACAAAAAAGTGCAGAGCATTGCAATTAAGCCTGAAGCTGTTGATCCTGATGATGTCGAAATGCTGCAAGATCTCGTGCTTACGGCAGTAAATGATGCAATGTCCAAAGCAGAAGAAATTGCTAACAAAGATATGGGCAAATTCACAGGCGGTATGAATATCCCTGGATTGTTCTAA
- the dnaX gene encoding DNA polymerase III subunit gamma/tau — MAHIALYRTWRSQTFREVVGQKHITQTLQNSLRENRLTHAYLFNGPRGTGKTSTAKILAKAINCLNGPTEEPCNACSACERITEGAVMDVVEIDAASNRGVEEIRDIRDKVKYAPTEVRQKVYIIDEVHMLTTEAFNALLKTLEEPPAHVMFILATTEPHKIPATIISRCQRFDFRRVSMEDQVQRLQYICDQEQISVSEDALHYIARLSDGGMRDALSLLDQAASFATGEVQLSDILSITGGVASDQFKKLVLYIKEKNLGAALELVDTFMQEGKSADKCIENLINYFRDLLMVRMVPNSPVITERVFDMGDLREVANHFSPSEMMAMIETLNHYQSEMKYSVQPQTLLEISIMKISGGHRGAESSSTVSIAAEAGGRLPQGDLFAQMTQKLQQLEEQIASLVKSGVTGAAADSNARQAASAKVPVASAPSKKSGIKLDGYLKAAEGPETKAALMKWSQVLGDVKEKKITVHAWFVNGDLVSMLDDVVLVAFKNEMHRNTTEKPENKVIIEQVLTSVLGKPMRLLTIMRKEWDDAKNDAASSAPEVMELVADGEGNGTAVKEEWISEAIQLFGEELVTIKED; from the coding sequence ATGGCACATATTGCTCTGTACCGAACGTGGAGGTCTCAGACGTTTCGTGAAGTTGTCGGTCAGAAACATATCACGCAGACGCTGCAGAATTCTTTGCGAGAAAATCGCCTTACTCATGCTTATTTGTTCAACGGACCTCGAGGAACCGGTAAGACCAGTACGGCCAAAATATTAGCCAAGGCAATCAACTGCTTAAACGGTCCAACGGAAGAGCCGTGCAACGCTTGTTCAGCATGTGAACGAATCACCGAAGGTGCTGTCATGGACGTTGTCGAAATCGATGCTGCCTCCAATCGCGGTGTAGAAGAAATTCGGGATATTCGCGATAAAGTGAAGTATGCCCCTACGGAAGTAAGGCAGAAGGTGTACATCATTGATGAAGTACACATGCTCACGACCGAAGCTTTTAATGCCCTTTTGAAGACGCTTGAGGAGCCTCCGGCGCATGTCATGTTTATTTTGGCAACAACGGAACCGCATAAGATACCGGCAACGATTATTTCCCGCTGTCAACGCTTTGATTTTCGGAGAGTTTCGATGGAAGATCAGGTTCAGCGACTGCAGTATATTTGTGATCAGGAGCAGATCTCGGTTAGCGAGGACGCTCTCCATTATATAGCGAGACTATCGGATGGAGGGATGCGGGATGCGCTCAGTCTGCTGGATCAGGCCGCGTCCTTTGCGACAGGTGAAGTTCAGCTTTCAGACATTTTGTCCATCACCGGTGGTGTAGCTTCCGATCAATTCAAGAAGCTCGTTCTTTACATCAAAGAGAAGAATCTTGGAGCTGCGCTTGAACTCGTCGATACTTTCATGCAGGAAGGCAAGAGCGCTGACAAATGTATTGAAAATTTGATTAATTACTTCCGTGATTTACTCATGGTTCGCATGGTGCCGAATTCACCTGTGATTACAGAACGTGTTTTTGATATGGGTGACCTAAGGGAAGTAGCGAATCACTTCTCACCGAGTGAAATGATGGCTATGATTGAGACGTTGAATCATTACCAAAGCGAAATGAAATACTCTGTACAGCCTCAGACCCTGCTAGAAATATCGATTATGAAAATTAGTGGTGGTCACAGAGGAGCTGAGAGCAGTTCGACTGTCAGTATCGCGGCGGAAGCTGGAGGGCGTTTGCCTCAAGGTGATCTTTTTGCCCAAATGACCCAGAAACTTCAACAACTTGAAGAACAGATAGCTTCACTGGTAAAATCGGGAGTAACGGGTGCAGCGGCCGATTCTAATGCTAGGCAAGCAGCCTCCGCCAAAGTGCCAGTGGCCTCAGCCCCTTCGAAGAAATCTGGCATCAAGCTAGATGGTTACTTGAAAGCCGCGGAGGGTCCAGAAACCAAAGCTGCTCTCATGAAGTGGAGCCAAGTGTTAGGCGATGTCAAAGAAAAGAAGATTACCGTACATGCTTGGTTCGTTAATGGTGATCTGGTATCTATGCTTGATGATGTCGTACTCGTTGCTTTCAAGAATGAGATGCATCGCAATACAACGGAAAAGCCAGAAAACAAAGTCATTATCGAGCAAGTACTTACTTCGGTGCTTGGCAAGCCTATGCGTTTACTTACGATTATGCGTAAAGAATGGGACGATGCTAAGAATGATGCGGCTAGCAGCGCTCCAGAAGTGATGGAGCTAGTCGCTGATGGCGAAGGTAACGGAACTGCTGTCAAAGAAGAATGGATTTCGGAAGCGATCCAATTATTTGGCGAAGAGCTAGTGACAATTAAAGAAGACTAA